A window from Candidatus Obscuribacterales bacterium encodes these proteins:
- a CDS encoding DUF6671 family protein produces the protein MADSRDWFAGRVAVLATMHHKEQAIAPLLESGLGVTVVVPPNFDTDSFGTFTGDIQRPANQLTTAQLKAAAALQQTGETLAIASEGSFGPHPQIPLVACDREMVVLLDRDHQLKLVGECLSTNTNYRQDTVHSPDAALTFAQSVGFPDHGLVVKVEETQTIVAKGITAPDELLAAAEVALGRSDRRLARLETDMRALYNPTRMAVIAQATDHLLQIISQSCPTCGSPGFAETKRWPGLPCSLCGTPTLMTLSIRYQCQKCQHQQDIPCPNSPLVADPSYCPYCNP, from the coding sequence ATGGCTGACTCGCGTGACTGGTTTGCTGGACGGGTAGCCGTGCTGGCTACCATGCACCACAAAGAACAGGCGATCGCCCCCCTTCTCGAATCCGGTCTGGGGGTGACTGTAGTGGTGCCCCCTAACTTTGACACCGATAGCTTTGGCACCTTTACGGGCGATATTCAACGACCAGCAAATCAACTCACCACGGCTCAGCTTAAAGCTGCTGCGGCCCTCCAGCAAACAGGAGAAACCTTGGCGATCGCTAGTGAAGGTAGCTTTGGGCCCCATCCACAGATTCCCTTAGTGGCCTGCGATCGCGAAATGGTGGTGTTGCTTGATAGAGACCATCAACTCAAACTGGTCGGCGAGTGCCTCTCCACCAACACCAACTATCGCCAAGACACTGTCCATAGCCCAGATGCTGCCCTAACATTTGCCCAATCCGTAGGTTTTCCTGACCATGGTCTAGTCGTCAAGGTCGAGGAGACCCAGACCATTGTTGCCAAAGGCATCACTGCCCCCGACGAGCTATTGGCAGCAGCTGAAGTAGCCCTTGGGCGATCCGATCGCCGCCTAGCGCGCCTTGAAACCGATATGCGCGCCCTCTACAATCCTACCCGTATGGCAGTTATAGCCCAAGCAACAGACCATCTGTTACAGATCATCTCTCAATCCTGTCCTACCTGTGGCAGTCCTGGCTTCGCCGAGACTAAGCGGTGGCCTGGACTACCCTGTAGCCTATGCGGTACCCCTACGCTCATGACCCTTTCCATTCGCTACCAGTGCCAGAAATGCCAGCACCAGCAAGATATCCCCTGTCCCAATTCACCGCTCGTTGCAGACCCTAGCTACTGCCCCTACTGTAATCCATAG